A DNA window from Drosophila sechellia strain sech25 chromosome X, ASM438219v1, whole genome shotgun sequence contains the following coding sequences:
- the LOC6619894 gene encoding COMM domain-containing protein 10 isoform X1 has translation MSINWIKITERAREGIKIINALPYETFTTVLFYTHRQMSPSGATASATSSTVGTSVTTAGRVDSSTEENPTSSTEPEYTLEELERLVGVPRQDFLLLIKTFSYILRRISTFIIKPSLLQRELREKLQLEDEAKIDAILRLWVRETTTIMNNLASKRYESNVIEDVAWKLNMEISSHCQQREKTPLAVLQMKTAVGEDINIEMTQPELMELYNQFESIQGELDAMLAMKASGATAPGNQ, from the exons ATGAGCATTAACTGGATAAAGATCACGGAAAG AGCCCGAGAGGGCATCAAAATCATCAATGCTTTGCCCTACGAGACCTTTACGACGGTTCTGTTCTACACCCACCGGCAGATGAGTCCCAGCGGAGCAACGGCGAGTGCCACCAGTAGTACAGTGGGCACCAGTGTGACGACCGCCGGCCGGGTGGATAGCAGCACCGAGGAGAACCCCACGAGCAGCACCGAACCGGAGTACACACTCGAGGAACTGGAGCGATTGGTGGGCGTACCACGTCAGGACTTCCTGCTGCTGATCAAGACCTTCTCCTACATCCTGCGTCGCATCTCCACGTTCATCATCAAGCCAAGTTTGCTGCAGCGTGAGCTGCGCGAGAAACTCCAGCTGGAGGATGAGGCCAAGATCGATGCCATATTGCGTTTGTGGGTGCGCGAAACGACGACCATTATGAACAATTTGGCCAGCAAGCGGTACGAATCAAATGTCATCGAAGATGTGGCCTGGAAGCTCAACATGGAGATCTCCTCGCATTGCCAGCAGCGGGAGAAGACCCCGTTGGCCGTGCTCCAAATGAAAACGGCCGTCGGTGAGGATATCAACATCGAAATGACACAACCGGAACTAATGGAACTGTACAATCAGTTCGAGAGCATCCAGGGCGAACTGGACGCCATGCTGGCCATGAAGGCTTCAGGAGCAACGGCGCCTGGCAATCAGTAA
- the LOC6619894 gene encoding COMM domain-containing protein 10 isoform X2, whose product MSPSGATASATSSTVGTSVTTAGRVDSSTEENPTSSTEPEYTLEELERLVGVPRQDFLLLIKTFSYILRRISTFIIKPSLLQRELREKLQLEDEAKIDAILRLWVRETTTIMNNLASKRYESNVIEDVAWKLNMEISSHCQQREKTPLAVLQMKTAVGEDINIEMTQPELMELYNQFESIQGELDAMLAMKASGATAPGNQ is encoded by the coding sequence ATGAGTCCCAGCGGAGCAACGGCGAGTGCCACCAGTAGTACAGTGGGCACCAGTGTGACGACCGCCGGCCGGGTGGATAGCAGCACCGAGGAGAACCCCACGAGCAGCACCGAACCGGAGTACACACTCGAGGAACTGGAGCGATTGGTGGGCGTACCACGTCAGGACTTCCTGCTGCTGATCAAGACCTTCTCCTACATCCTGCGTCGCATCTCCACGTTCATCATCAAGCCAAGTTTGCTGCAGCGTGAGCTGCGCGAGAAACTCCAGCTGGAGGATGAGGCCAAGATCGATGCCATATTGCGTTTGTGGGTGCGCGAAACGACGACCATTATGAACAATTTGGCCAGCAAGCGGTACGAATCAAATGTCATCGAAGATGTGGCCTGGAAGCTCAACATGGAGATCTCCTCGCATTGCCAGCAGCGGGAGAAGACCCCGTTGGCCGTGCTCCAAATGAAAACGGCCGTCGGTGAGGATATCAACATCGAAATGACACAACCGGAACTAATGGAACTGTACAATCAGTTCGAGAGCATCCAGGGCGAACTGGACGCCATGCTGGCCATGAAGGCTTCAGGAGCAACGGCGCCTGGCAATCAGTAA